ttaagttctgtttttccccACTGCTGGGTGGATCATTATGTTTTGTGCATGTCTGTACTGCACCTTTGTTTTGGTATTTCGGAAGATTAATAAGGAATGGCTCATTGTGTCAATGTCTCAAGTGTTGTTCCACTTATTGGTCTTTTGACAAATCTGATCAGCTCTTTTGTCAATAATTGAGCAACATTTCACAGCCGGGCTGTCTGTGTAAGAGGCAAGGCTTTGTTGCTAGGCTCTGTTGCTTGGGTCTATCAATTGAAAACTGTTGACAACTTTGACAGTGAAATTTAACTTCAGATCAATAGTGTGGTGCTTGCAGTGCCTGAATTGTAGGTTCTGATTTTGGATTCAATTCCCCAGTGAAGATTGACTTGTAAGTCGCTTTGGAACATCTGCTGAATGGCTCATTATTATTTGTGGCCCATTCCCTGCAGGGTGTATGGCTGTTACGAGGCCCTGGATGGCGGGAACACTGCAGATGCCCTGGTGGACTTCACGGGCGGCGTGTCAGAGCCCATGGATCTGTTGGAGGGCCACATGGCCACAGACGAGGTGGCCCGCAACCAGCTGTTTGAGAGGGTCCTGAAGGTCCACAACCGGGACGGCCTCATCAGCTGCTCCATCCGGGTCAGTCAGGGGGAACATCTGGACTAGGCAGCCATTTTGGATTAGGGGGAGGTGGTTTGGATGGTTGTGGGTGAGTTCTAAGATGTTCCCACGGGGTTCTAATGTTTCTGCATTATTCTATAGTCCTGCACATTACTTCTGCACTGGTGAAAATGTCTGATTTGGGCTCTGAGAAGCTCTCAGATTGGAACAGAGGGGCTGTAACGTTAACATTCCATAGAAGACAGGAGAGCTTATGGTCTCTGCTTCAGAGCACTGAATGGGTTTTGACTGAAAACCGTTCTTAACTTGAGCAACGCGCCTGAAGAAGTTGCTCCAATCCCTCGCACTAATTAGACAACTTGGCACGATTTGTTATCTGAATGAGAGAAGTGCTGTAAATCAAAGACTCCAGGCCTTGATGTATTTTGAAAGTTAAGTAATTGAGGATTACAATAAGTACTACTTTGATCTCTTCCAAGCAAGCCGAACACATGTAAGTCCATGTGACCTCTTGACATGCCCATATCATAAAATCTATGTCATATACAGAGTCAATGTTCATGGTCACTGCTTCTGTACATTTCCTTGTGAAAGCCTATCAGTGtgggtttttcattttcaaactaATGTTGGCTTTCAGCTGATGTCCAGGTTGCCCACCTGAACCAGATTTCTACATATGGTATGTAGGACAGTTTTTAGATTGCATAATCAAAAGCATTTGTGCGATGATGGGATGCAGGGTTGGAATAAACATAAGTGTGCTTGCTCTAGTTCCTCAACGGCACGGCTACGAGAGGCAAAACGTGTTCCGAAATAGTTCCAAGGAATTGCAGTTTTACCATGGCGCATAAATAGGCTAGGTGCCCGTGAGGAACAGTCAGTCCGGCAGTCCACTCACCCAGCAGCCCGTGGTTAGGACCCAAATGACTCCCTATTTTTCTACATAGTGCAATACTAGTCCCATAGTCCAATGTCAAATGTAGAGCAGGAAATAGTGAATGGGGTGCCAGGTGGGACATATTCCCCTCCTGTTGATTGTCTGCTGTTCTGTACTTCTCTCCATTCAACCCTAGAACTCATTTACAGTCCAGTATGAGTCTGGCTCAAGCGCTCTTGCTCAACTGGGAACCAAAGGCATTTTAAATTCATGAGTTGTCTTGAGAATCCATTTCAAAACAGTAACAAAAGAATGAGCAcgaatgaaaacaaacaactcaACAAACACGTCAGTCAGATTAATGGCCCTGACAGCACAAAGCCCACGCAATTAATAATTCAAACATCATCTGGCTGGCCgttgttgtttggttttgtaACATCGTGGCATTGTAAAGAAAATTATAGACTCTACTCACAGGATGTTTGTTGTGTGGAGGTTTGATTAGGAATGCAACAAAGGCATTTCAAAGCCACACTCATGCACACTGATGAGAAAGAAGCTGATGTTTGTACTGTGACTTGAATGGAATTTGTTCCACAAAGGCCATATAGTCGGGGAACCTATGTTTAGAATTCTTTGCACATCATGTTCAAATCAATAAGTGCTTTCTTGagcattaaaatgcaatttagaTTATTTCAGATGGTTTGATCCTGGTGCACCAATAATGCTAATATTGATGGTCGGACCTGGATGGCATTTGTGCCAGAAATGCTAAGATGTTCTCTTTTGTAAAGGAACAGGGAAATAATACCTAGGTATGGATTGCTGTCATACTTTGTATGCGTAcagtgtaagaaaaaaaaaaacttaatttGGGTGAAGTATCCCTGTAACTACTTAGATTTGTTGAAGCGTAGCCTGTTATGACAATATGCCTTAATTACCTGGATTTTAAATACACTCATTTGAAAGAGATAACCTTCACATTGCCTAAAAAGAGGATGAGAGCACAGGCCAAAACCAGTTGGAAAAGAATAGTTAGGTCAGaattaatatattaatttgaaggcATTGTTAGGTGAGagttaatacattattttaaaggcATAGTTAGGTCAGAGTTAGTACATTAATTTAAAGGCATAGTTAGGTCAGAAgtaatacattaatttaaagGCTTAGTTAGGTTAGAgttaatacattaatttaaagGCATACTTAGGTCTGAAtcaatacattcatttaaagGCATAGTAAGGTcagaatgaatacattaatttaaagGCATTGTTAGGTCTGAAttaatacattcatttaaatgcaTAGTTAATTCTGACCTAACTATGCctttaaattaatgtattaatttagaaatgtgtgaTGCACACTACTGCACAGTTTATTAAACCTTTGTAGGCATTTTGGGGTAAGAAATTCGCCAGGAACTTATAATAAAAActtgagtaaaataaaatagcatAGTCTGAGCTAAAAACAGCTGAAAAACTGCCTTTTTTCTCTAGTTTTCCAGTTTTCAAGCTAATTTCCAACATATTCTACATTTGGTACAATGGGGCAGATagcttgttttgttgttgcagCAAAATATCCTTCAGTCATTCACATTTTGTCGTAAGGTAGATAGAGAATGTTTCTTGTTTAGAGGCATGTACTGTAGAATGCTGTTTTTTGTCTGGAAGATTAGATCCAGTTGTAGACAGAACTGTTATAAACTTCCTGTCTTCTCTCACTGAGTATTTTTCCTCCCATCTTAGGAAGTTTCTCCCTCACCGTCGGTGTAACCCACTATGTTTGCGACAACAGGGCTTATTATATCTGAACCTTTTATTTAAGTACGCTCTGATGATGAAATACCACAGAGACAGTACCGGTCcacatttctgttttacatCCTCAAATAACAACCACGTTTTGTGAGCTGGTTTCTGTGTATGAAATATGCCTACACGGATAAATTACTTCATTAACTGACTTCTAATTGTCTTCTAGGCGACCACTGTGGAGGACATGGAGGCACGGCTAGACTGCGGCCTTGTGAAGGGCCACGCCTACGCGGTGACAGACGTTAAGAAGGTGCGCCTGGGCCAAGGCCTGCTAGCCTTCTTCAAGTCAGAAAAGCTCAACATGATCCGCATGAGGAATCCCTGGGGAGAGAAGGAATGGAGTGGGCCCTGGAGTGATAGGTAAATACACAACACTGCCCCTTCAGGTCTGAAGAGGGTACTACACAATTATAGAATTTGAATTCAATGTGCACAAGACTGTGCACTGCTTTTTCTACACAGTATTTCACTTTGAACATAATAAGTTAGAAACAAATGTAGTAAGCAACAAATGCAAACCCACTATGCTCATCTATACTGAGAACGCTAAGATCAGCCAGGGGACATTCTTCTGAAATAATAGGCTTATGACTCTTTTTGGTTGTTATTAACTTTTTGATCATCTAGTGCATAACTGTGTCGATTTCTGCCTTTATTTTGTCAGCTGTCTCAGTTTTAAAGGTGCCATGTGTACACTATAAAATGTTCTACTATATCATGCCTAAATGCCTGAAGTATGGGAACACTGCCAGAGAATAGGCTCTCTGTTACACAGTCAAGTGTAATCAGGTCAGTCAATGTGCGTAATGCAAGGCTCTCTTAAGAGTGCCTTCATTGCCTCCAAAAAGACTAGACCATGTGGGAGTAATGAAGCGCAAAGAGGGGTATTCTCCCTGTAGCTGAAATGgggaatgttttgtgtgtgtgatccatgtcTATAAATATGTGTACACGTGAGGACCTGAAGTTCCCACTAagacagtaaaacctgaaaaatctatCCCACACATTTTTTTGGCACGTCTCCACTAGGAAAAAAGGGATTTCCGGCTTAGCGGCTAGGtttagagaaaaatattttccacATGTCATACATCCAAGCTTGTCCTCTTGCAAGCTGTGAAATGCACGCACCCTCACAAGAGTCATGTTTTAACCTGTATCCCTTCACTCTGTATTGACCTGAACCTCTCTATGGAGCAgactgaaatgtaatgtaaaaggaTGGAGAGAAGACCAGTGTCTCTGTTATGCCCTGACATGTGTCGCTAAGTAGGTTGTGTAACACAGCAGAGATTGGAGGGATTGCTGATGAAGGCGGCTGAATTGTTCAGTTGGttaaggagagagagggtaggtCTTAAAGGGATGGCGGCTTAGTTTCTTTAAGGGAGTCGTCCGCATTCATACTGTATTGTCTGAAAGAACAACTCAATCCTTTGATCTAAACTGGGCTTGTGgagatttaatttaatttcaagtTGTGTAAGAAttttccctttttatttttacacgCAAACACGCATGCAGCCAAACAGAAGATGTCCCTGTCCATCTAAGTGAATATGCAGTGTTCTCGTTGTCATGTCCTGTGTTATGTTATCTAACATGAGGTCATTTTCTGTCTCCGGCCCCAGCTCAGATGAGTGGAAGAAAGTGAGcaagagtgagagggagaaactGGGTGTCACTGTCCAGGACGACGGAGAGTTCTGGTGAGGGGAGCCatcatgcacgcacacacacatcacacacacctaaccttaatctcaaAAACCTGACCATAGCCCCTAAACAACTTTatacttaaacctaaccctatctACTATCTCTTACTTAAACCTAAACACTAACTAAAGGTTTGGACTCTAAACCTATGACTTTAtgttacattttccaaaattaGGTTTAACCATAATTCAaggacattttgtccccatTTATATTATTAAACCCAGGCTCAGACACCATTAAAACTTTAGGGGACTTTCCTGGACTGTATTCATCTGTATTCTGGCAACCGGCCCTAGTTGATTAATCTTTATGATTAATCGATTGATCCGCACTGATAAACATAAACCTTCCCTTCTTCCCTGCCATTCCACCTCAGGATGACGTTTGATGACTTCTGCCAGTACTTCACAGACCTGATCCTGTGTCGTCTGATCAACACCTCCTACCTGAGCATCCACAAGACCTGGGAAGAGGAGGTGATGAGGGGCTCCTGGGTCGCACGCCAAGACCCCCTGAGGAACCGCTCTGGGGGCTGCATCAACCACAAGGCCACATTCCTCCAGAACCCACAGGTGGGGGGGCCAGGGGGGTGGAGTATAGAAGGGGCGGGAGGGCGTGTGTGTACTGTTTTGACTCTTGGTGTCTACAAGTACTTTACGTAGTGTCTAATTTGACcagctagtgtgtgtgtgtgtctctgtgtgtgtgtgtgtctgcagtatGTGTTTGATGTGAAGAAGGTAGAGGACGAGGTACTGATCGCCCTGCaacagaaggagaggagagccaCCACCAAAGAGGGCAAAGGAGATAATCTAGCCATAGGCTTCGACATTCATCGggtatatttacacacacacacacacacacacatacatacatacatacactctcTCAACTTATCTGTATAAATGGAAACATCAGAATTGATTTCCCTTAATAACACACTAATTCTAATTCTGACCCTAAAAATAACCCTAAAACTAACCCTAATGCATGATCCTAAAACTGACACAGTAATGACTAACCCTAAAACTCACACTTAATATCTAACCCTCATTCTAACCTCAGTTGTAAAATTAACCCTGACATTAAAGACAAAATATAGTAATTAAACGGACCAGGGAGACCTAGTGTACCAGCAGTTTGGGAAATAGTTTGTCCTGACTGACTGTAAATCCTgttcacacacattaacacacaaatgttttgtattaacaTTTGCCAATTTGTCTTCATGTGCTTCTTCCATGGGTTTCTGCCATCAGCCAATTGATAACAAACAGTAAAATGTGGTGGCTTTCATATTTCACAACCACTTCTACAATCACTTCTACATACCACAGTCAAATCGGCACATTATCAGATAAAAATGACCAATTATCGCAGCACAGAAGGAATCTACATTTTCTAGCCAATCTGCACATTTAATCTCATAATATGGTTCTATCAAGCCTCAAGTCAATAAACTTTCCAGACGGTGTAGCAAATTGAAACAAAAAGCTATGCGAAATGTCATTATTTCTGCAGCTGAATCAGTAATTTTAGGCCAGAAGTACAGCATAAAAAACATCTCTGGGGGGAACTGATCATGGTATTGTcataacatactgtatagtCGTGGCAAAAATGATTAGACCCCATGTACTTTTTGATAATAACGTATGATCTGTAAAAAGAGTTTCAATTGACCAATACATTTAGTCTCCACAGTTCTAtatttcactgttaatattacagatacttttttgATATAGAACCTAATTTCCTGCACCTCTGGATGGGCAGTTTGGACCACTCTTCTTGTTCAAACTGCTCCCGTTCTCCTAAATTTGAATGGTGCGTCGCAACCGTTGTTTTGTAGAAGAAGCTACGATTtagtaaatgttttccattttttgttttgttcaactGCAAGCCCAAAAAATTTGTGGGgatacaaaatattttagaatttcaacagttttctaGTTGATGGTGCTTAATATGAATAAAGTGCAAGATTGCCAATACATTTGGCCACCGCTATAACTTTTGTCTTCACTTCCTGCTACTATATGGGAAGATgtcaaaaataattgaataatcCTGGTTCAGTCCCCACATCAGCTGTATTTAACCTTTTTATCTGTCTTCTtgcctttttaacaaatatattaatattaccTCTCTGTGTCAGAACAACATATCTTCTATATTGTTCCTTCGAAATGTCCTCATTatgtctcctcctgtcctctagGTGGAGCTGAACAGAAAGTACCGTATGCATACAGCCCAGCAGAAGGTGGCAGGCTCCATTTACATAAACTCACGCTGCGTCTTCCTCAGGAAGGAGCTCAAGGAGGGTCGTTACGTCATCATCCCCACCACGTTTGACCCTGGGCAGCAGGGCGAATTCCTGTTGCGGGTCTTCACCGATGTGCCTTCAGACTGCAAGTAAACCAGCCGGCCGACATGCAGCCCTGATCACCCCTTCCAGTTGATCTCAGGAACTTTACAGATAATTAAGGGAGAATTATATGGAATTACTGTATATAGAGCAGTATAATAGCATTTGAAACCTAAAAAATGCAACTGTTGATAtatcacctttttttttttttagctcttatactttttattttacaaaaataacttttttggtTAATGTACAACCAACAGAATCTAGCTCAGCCCAGAGTACTCCTGGGCTAAGTTCCCCTTCATGTAAATGTGACCAGTAAgcttatggggggggggggtcctagTACctctggttgggaaccactgctttaaCATGCACACAGTTGAACAGTTTGGGTGTCTACAGTACAATGTGATCAACTTGTTTTTACTCAAATCTGTCATTCAATGCCATTGTCCCCGCCCCCCGCCCCGCCTCTACACAGAGAACTGACTCTAGACGAGCCCCCGCAGACCTGTTGGACGGGCATGTGTGGTTACCCACAGTTGGTGACCCAGGTCCACGTTCTGAGTGCTGAAGGCCTCCAGGGCCAAGACTCGAATGGAGGTAAGCTAGGAAGGCCACACGCCCGTGATCGTTACACTCTGACCAGCAACTTGACTTTGTGGACatgctgtgtgagtgtgtggacgTATGTGACCATGCCTGAGAATGCAGATGCCTGGTTAACTCTTCTGTTCACACACAGAGTTGCGATGTCTCAATCCCAACAAGAGGCACTTGGCCATAACAGGAGGTACCTTAGCACCACCTAGTGGCTAGCAGCCTAGCTACACCTAGACGTGTTTGCGCCATTGGCTGTAGCTCCGACCAGAGACCACCCCATACTTCATGTTTGTCTGAAAGGATTAGCGGTGGAAGCCATATGCTAGTAGTTCCAGCTAACCCTCTGATAGCCCCCTTCCCCATGTCTTTCACCTACAACAGTGCAGGAATGGTACAGCCACTTTTAATTGTCAGGTCAGTGCCTCATTCATATCAATTAGGATTTATGTCTACACACCTTGCTCTAGTTAGCTGTTATAATCGTGCCTGCTTCCTGGTTAGTCTGATAACCACAGAACTATTGGCTAAATGTAGTCATAGCTGAATACACAATCGAAAAGGTTTCCACTTCCTATGCCAACGAAGTGATTGACATCTGTCACCTTCTGGTTCTCCCTGTCCCCTGCAGCCTCAGACCCTTATGTCATCATCACCTGTGAGGGGGAACGGGTGCGCTCACCAGTGCACAAGGACACGCGGAGCCCCAATTTCGACATCAAAGGCCTCTTCTACCGCAAGAAGCCCAAAGAAGGAATCCACATTGAGGCAAGCTCAGGGGCAGGGGAGGTTTCCTGTGTCCGTCGTCGTTGTTCGGATGTGTCCCTCAGTCTCTTCAATGAATTCTGGGATCTTCTCTAtcactgtgtttttctttccttccctccctctgtctcattcttgttatcctcctctttcccctctgcTGGGCGGGGACATTGGGACATGTCATTCTAGATCTACAATAAGAATGTGATTGTGGATACCTTTCTGGGTCAGGTGACCCTGTCCAGTGACCACAACGACCGACAGGAGCagcacacgctccacctgcgcGACAAGGGCAATCGCCAAGACAACGACCTCCCGGGCACGGTCACCGTGCGCCTCATCACCTGCACAACTCTCATCAACATATGACGTCGCCGCCGCCGCTCCTGCCGTGGAATGTCAAAGTAGCATGACCTTGATCATCATGATGACCTGTCGCCGCCACCCGTCCCGTCAATCCGAGCATGTCCGTTTAActgtaaacccccccccccccaggaccTAACTTGCGTACAGAGTCGAGACACGACCACACACAACGGCCTCTACATGCCTTCAGCCCTCCTACACAGCTGTTCACATGCGCCTGCCCTCGTCCTGCGTCTGCCAGTGTCTCTAAGGGCTACGCCTCGCCTTAAGGTTGACTGGGTCTcttcaggaccctgggaccagcCGTGTGTTGCGTGGGAGAGGGCTCGTGGGAGTGGGCCATATACTGGGACCCACTCCGTTCATCCCCCTCACTAGACTGGGATTATTGCTGCCCCATTTTTTTTATCCCAGGAAAGACGATACGATCAGCCTTTACTGTTCCTCCCGTCAGCGACCGCTCTGACGCTCCTCCGTCCCAAACGGCAGCCTATTCTGTGTAGTGCTCTACTTTTGACCGGAGCACTACGTTGTAGGTAGTGGTGTATTTTGTGGGGTGAGTCCTCCGTCCATCCTCCACCTTTAGGTAGTCCCCACCAAACCTACCAACCGCTGAGGAGACGACGACACTAGGCTGTTTGATGGCAGGCTGCTGATGTCTGTGAGGGTAGCGTGgacctctcccccttcctcttctCCCGTTCCCATCCATCTTCCTGGACTACCATCCCCTTTGCTTCTA
This genomic window from Esox lucius isolate fEsoLuc1 chromosome 7, fEsoLuc1.pri, whole genome shotgun sequence contains:
- the capn5b gene encoding calpain-5 isoform X1, which encodes MGLFPLQSPSRLHCTICVISCLQLQPLHFHRMFSSVKAFEGQQYSTLKRQCLASGLLFEDPRFPAVDDTLFYQGNRIGRVHWKRPRELCEDPHLFVDGISAHDLHQGQLGNCWFVAACSSLASRESLWSKVIPDWKEQEWDTEKPESYAGIFHFRFWRFGEWVDVVIDDRLPTVDNQLVYCHSDDSNEFWSALVEKAYAKVYGCYEALDGGNTADALVDFTGGVSEPMDLLEGHMATDEVARNQLFERVLKVHNRDGLISCSIRATTVEDMEARLDCGLVKGHAYAVTDVKKVRLGQGLLAFFKSEKLNMIRMRNPWGEKEWSGPWSDSSDEWKKVSKSEREKLGVTVQDDGEFWMTFDDFCQYFTDLILCRLINTSYLSIHKTWEEEVMRGSWVARQDPLRNRSGGCINHKATFLQNPQYVFDVKKVEDEVLIALQQKERRATTKEGKGDNLAIGFDIHRVELNRKYRMHTAQQKVAGSIYINSRCVFLRKELKEGRYVIIPTTFDPGQQGEFLLRVFTDVPSDCKELTLDEPPQTCWTGMCGYPQLVTQVHVLSAEGLQGQDSNGASDPYVIITCEGERVRSPVHKDTRSPNFDIKGLFYRKKPKEGIHIEIYNKNVIVDTFLGQVTLSSDHNDRQEQHTLHLRDKGNRQDNDLPGTVTVRLITCTTLINI
- the capn5b gene encoding calpain-5 isoform X2; translation: MFSSVKAFEGQQYSTLKRQCLASGLLFEDPRFPAVDDTLFYQGNRIGRVHWKRPRELCEDPHLFVDGISAHDLHQGQLGNCWFVAACSSLASRESLWSKVIPDWKEQEWDTEKPESYAGIFHFRFWRFGEWVDVVIDDRLPTVDNQLVYCHSDDSNEFWSALVEKAYAKVYGCYEALDGGNTADALVDFTGGVSEPMDLLEGHMATDEVARNQLFERVLKVHNRDGLISCSIRATTVEDMEARLDCGLVKGHAYAVTDVKKVRLGQGLLAFFKSEKLNMIRMRNPWGEKEWSGPWSDSSDEWKKVSKSEREKLGVTVQDDGEFWMTFDDFCQYFTDLILCRLINTSYLSIHKTWEEEVMRGSWVARQDPLRNRSGGCINHKATFLQNPQYVFDVKKVEDEVLIALQQKERRATTKEGKGDNLAIGFDIHRVELNRKYRMHTAQQKVAGSIYINSRCVFLRKELKEGRYVIIPTTFDPGQQGEFLLRVFTDVPSDCKELTLDEPPQTCWTGMCGYPQLVTQVHVLSAEGLQGQDSNGASDPYVIITCEGERVRSPVHKDTRSPNFDIKGLFYRKKPKEGIHIEIYNKNVIVDTFLGQVTLSSDHNDRQEQHTLHLRDKGNRQDNDLPGTVTVRLITCTTLINI
- the capn5b gene encoding calpain-5 isoform X3, whose translation is MQCHYYPSSGGHSGGVAGSLRRRPRAERVWQVVPLPSPPAWGAEESANTGTAVTLRQVIPDWKEQEWDTEKPESYAGIFHFRFWRFGEWVDVVIDDRLPTVDNQLVYCHSDDSNEFWSALVEKAYAKVYGCYEALDGGNTADALVDFTGGVSEPMDLLEGHMATDEVARNQLFERVLKVHNRDGLISCSIRATTVEDMEARLDCGLVKGHAYAVTDVKKVRLGQGLLAFFKSEKLNMIRMRNPWGEKEWSGPWSDSSDEWKKVSKSEREKLGVTVQDDGEFWMTFDDFCQYFTDLILCRLINTSYLSIHKTWEEEVMRGSWVARQDPLRNRSGGCINHKATFLQNPQYVFDVKKVEDEVLIALQQKERRATTKEGKGDNLAIGFDIHRVELNRKYRMHTAQQKVAGSIYINSRCVFLRKELKEGRYVIIPTTFDPGQQGEFLLRVFTDVPSDCKELTLDEPPQTCWTGMCGYPQLVTQVHVLSAEGLQGQDSNGASDPYVIITCEGERVRSPVHKDTRSPNFDIKGLFYRKKPKEGIHIEIYNKNVIVDTFLGQVTLSSDHNDRQEQHTLHLRDKGNRQDNDLPGTVTVRLITCTTLINI